The Miscanthus floridulus cultivar M001 chromosome 17, ASM1932011v1, whole genome shotgun sequence genome has a window encoding:
- the LOC136518885 gene encoding RING-H2 finger protein ATL3-like, protein MSTLGSGSLSPAAGASSAPEVESHWAPHGVVLTACVVGINVLVILLIFGFFWRFFSGKGVPPSTSDGADDEDEDSLPVASPWASRHRHEHEGHDAQSTPVEDVASSLPVSVYSSAEEGGGKALECAVCIVELRDGDSVRVLPRCGHRFHADCVGAWLRLHATCPLCRGRVVAPAATAVADSSRNAKDDDDVAADDCPV, encoded by the coding sequence ATGTCCACTCTCGGGAGCGGCAGTCTTAGCCCGGCGGCCGGTGCTTCGTCGGCGCCGGAGGTGGAAAGCCACTGGGCTCCGCACGGCGTGGTGCTGACGGCCTGCGTCGTGGGCATCAACGTGCTCGTGATCCTCCTCATCTTCGGCTTCTTCTGGCGGTTCTTCTCTGGGAAAGGGGTGCCGCCGTCCACGTCAGACGGCGCCGACGACGAAGACGAGGACTCGCTGCCCGTGGCCTCTCCGTGGGCGTCCCGCCACCGGCACGAGCACGAGGGCCACGACGCGCAGTCGACGCCGGTGGAAGACGTGGCGTCGTCCCTGCCCGTGTCCGTGTACTCCAGCGCCGAGGAAGGAGGAGGGAAGGCCCTCGAGTGCGCGGTGTGCATCGTGGAGCTGCGCGACGGCGACTCGGTCCGCGTCCTCCCGCGGTGTGGGCACCGGTTCCACGCCGACTGCGTGGGCGCGTGGCTGCGGCTCCACGCCACGTGCCCGCTCTGCCGCGGCAGAGtcgtcgcccccgccgccacgGCCGTCGCTGACTCGTCAAGGAACGCCAAGGACGATGACGACGTCGCCGCGGATGATTGTCCCGTGTGA